A single Cupriavidus sp. D39 DNA region contains:
- a CDS encoding acetyl-CoA C-acetyltransferase, which produces MHDPVVIVSAARTPMAAFQGEFAALTAPQLGATAIRAAVERAGLTPEQIEEVVFGCVLPAGLGQAPARQAALGAGLPLGVGCTTVNKMCGSGMRAAMNVHDALIAGAFEIGIAGGMESMTNAPYLVPKGRGGYRIGHGMIFDHMMLDGLEDAYIKDEKGGGRSMGTFGEDCAAKYNFTREAQDAFAMESVRRAQQATERGDFRWEIAPVTVPGRGGDTVIDTDEGPRRIKVDKIPSLKPAFAKDGTITAASSSSINDGAAALVMMRESTAKRLGLEPLARLLGHTTHAQAPGWFTTAPVEAMNKLYRKLDWTTDSVDLFEINEAFAVVPMAAMHDLKIPRDKVNIHGGACALGHPIGASGARIMATLIGALRKTGGKRGVASLCIGGGEATAVGLEIV; this is translated from the coding sequence ATGCATGATCCCGTTGTCATCGTATCCGCCGCCCGCACCCCCATGGCGGCTTTCCAGGGCGAGTTCGCCGCGCTGACGGCGCCGCAGCTTGGCGCCACCGCCATCCGCGCCGCAGTTGAGCGCGCCGGCCTGACCCCGGAGCAGATCGAGGAGGTGGTGTTCGGCTGCGTGCTGCCTGCGGGCCTGGGCCAGGCGCCGGCCCGGCAGGCTGCCCTGGGCGCCGGCCTGCCGCTTGGCGTGGGATGCACCACCGTCAACAAGATGTGCGGCTCCGGCATGCGCGCCGCCATGAATGTGCATGACGCGCTGATCGCGGGCGCGTTCGAGATCGGCATTGCCGGCGGCATGGAGAGCATGACCAATGCGCCGTACCTGGTGCCCAAGGGCCGCGGCGGCTACCGCATCGGCCATGGCATGATCTTCGACCACATGATGCTGGATGGGCTGGAGGACGCCTACATCAAGGACGAAAAAGGCGGCGGCCGCTCGATGGGCACCTTCGGCGAGGACTGCGCGGCCAAGTACAACTTCACCCGCGAGGCGCAGGACGCGTTCGCCATGGAAAGCGTGCGGCGCGCCCAGCAGGCCACCGAGCGCGGTGACTTCCGCTGGGAGATTGCGCCGGTGACGGTGCCGGGGCGCGGCGGCGACACCGTCATCGACACCGATGAAGGCCCGCGTCGCATCAAGGTCGACAAGATCCCTTCGCTCAAGCCTGCCTTTGCCAAGGACGGCACCATTACCGCCGCCTCATCGTCGTCGATCAACGATGGCGCGGCCGCGCTGGTGATGATGCGCGAATCCACCGCCAAGCGGCTTGGCCTGGAACCGCTGGCCCGCTTGCTGGGTCACACCACGCATGCGCAGGCGCCCGGCTGGTTCACCACCGCGCCGGTGGAGGCGATGAACAAGCTGTACCGCAAGCTTGACTGGACCACCGACAGCGTCGACCTGTTCGAGATCAACGAAGCGTTCGCCGTGGTGCCAATGGCCGCGATGCACGACCTCAAGATCCCGCGCGACAAGGTCAACATCCACGGCGGCGCCTGCGCGCTGGGCCACCCGATCGGTGCCTCGGGCGCGCGCATCATGGCTACGCTGATCGGCGCGCTGCGCAAGACCGGCGGCAAGCGCGGCGTGGCCAGCCTGTGCATCGGCGGGGGCGAAGCCACCGCCGTGGGGCTGGAGATCGTTTGA
- a CDS encoding SDR family oxidoreductase — protein MPTALILGASRGIGLEFVRQYRADGWRVLAVARSDDGVKAIEALGAEALRADLTDAGQVAGLGWKLDGESIDVAIYNAGVIGPRTEGAQPVTREDFDKVMHVNVLGPMMALPLLLPLVEAGRSGKGGVLAVLASRMGSIGTMDSNRSWLYRVSKAAANAALKAASLDARHATCLAFHPGWVQTEMGGKEADLTPQQSVSGMRSVIAGATRQDNGGFRNYDGSVIPW, from the coding sequence TTGCCAACTGCTCTCATCCTTGGTGCCTCGCGTGGCATCGGTCTCGAATTCGTGCGCCAGTACCGCGCCGACGGCTGGCGGGTACTGGCCGTCGCGCGCAGCGACGATGGCGTAAAGGCCATCGAGGCGCTCGGCGCGGAGGCGCTGCGCGCCGACCTGACCGACGCGGGCCAGGTCGCCGGGCTGGGCTGGAAGCTGGACGGCGAGTCCATCGACGTGGCGATCTACAACGCGGGCGTGATCGGCCCGCGCACCGAAGGCGCGCAGCCGGTGACCCGTGAGGACTTCGACAAGGTCATGCATGTCAACGTGCTGGGGCCGATGATGGCGCTGCCGTTGCTGCTGCCGCTGGTCGAGGCCGGGCGCTCGGGCAAGGGCGGCGTGCTGGCGGTGCTGGCCTCGCGCATGGGCAGCATCGGCACCATGGACAGCAACCGCAGCTGGCTCTACCGCGTCAGCAAGGCGGCCGCCAACGCGGCGCTCAAGGCCGCCTCGCTCGACGCGCGCCACGCCACCTGCCTGGCCTTCCACCCGGGCTGGGTGCAGACCGAGATGGGCGGCAAGGAAGCCGATCTCACGCCGCAGCAGAGCGTATCCGGGATGCGCAGCGTGATTGCCGGCGCGACCCGGCAGGACAACGGCGGCTTTCGCAACTACGATGGCAGCGTGATCCCGTGGTGA